In the Campylobacter lari genome, AGCTTTGCTTTATAAACACTTTGGTGTTAATGCTGAATTATTAATCGATCATGCATGGGGTATTGAAACTTGCACGATGAAAGATATTAAAAACTACAAATCGCAAAATCACTCTAAAGTCATGGCTAAGGTTTTACCTTTTGCATATGATAACACTCAAGCAATGAAAGTTTTAAAAGAACTTGTCGATCATTTAGTGCTTGAACTTATACAAAATAACCTTAAAACAAACCATATCACACTAGATATACAATACGATAAAAGCAATTTAGAAAATTCAAATTTTTTGAGTTCTTACAAAGGAGCTATTACTAAGGATAATTACGGAAGAACTATACCTAAAAATGCTCATGGAAGTATAAATTTAGAAAATTTCACCCATTCTTTAAAAATCATCAATAAAAAAACCTTAGAACTTTTTTGTAAAATCAGCGATAAAAACTTAAGCATTAGAAAAATCAGCCTAAGTTTAAATAATATCACAGATAAAGCTCAAGAAAATTTCCAAGAATTAAATTTATTTAGTGATTTTAATGCAATTTTGCAAGAAAAAAATCAACTTGAAAAAGAAGAAAAGCTCCAAAAAGCAAGACTTCAAATCATACAAAAATTTGGTAAAAAGGCTATTTTAAAAGCTTCAAGCTTAGATAATGAAACCAAAGAAATTACTTCTTTAATAGGAGGTCATAATGCATGATGATTATAAAGATATAATAGATAAAAAATATCAAAAATCAAAACAATTCCCGCCAATGCCAAGAGAAAAAAGAGCGGCACAATTTGCTCCATTTTCAGTGCTAAATGGCTTTAGTAAAGCTATTTTAAAAACGCAAAAAGATATGGAAAAAGCATTAGAAAATAGCAAATATCAAGAAGAAAGCTAAGTTCTTCTTGATAAAATTTTATTTTACATTAGAGTATTTTTCAAACTCTCCACTTTCATCAATTTCATTACCATAAAGTTTATGTAATTCATAGTAGTATTTTACAAATTCCTTACACTCTTCATCAAGTGGTAAAAACACCTCATCTTCTAAAACACAAAACTCATCTAAATAATTTTTAGCATCTTCTTTTAACATATAATGTCTTGCTAACTTATAGTAATTTTGCATAAACACAGCTTTAAAGGCTTCATAAGCTTCCTCATCAAATTTAATGTTTAATTTCTCATTTGCAAAAGATAACACCCCTGATTTAAACAACAATGATAAATGAATCAAACCTTCTGTATAATAAGGCTTAACCTCCTCTACTCTTTGCCAAGCAATCAATCCTATAGCCCTTTTAATAAGCTCATAAAACACAGGAAGCTTTAAGTCATCTTCTTCATGTAAAAAGAAATTCACAAGCCCACCCGCAGTAGCTTTAAACTCTTCTATATTTTTAAACACACCACTTTCATTCATTTTCTTTTCGCTATCATTTGCCACAAAGAAAATATGCCCAAACTCATGACCTATAGTGGAAACTTCATAAATTCTTTTCCATAATTTTTCATTATAAAATAAAATTTCTCTCCCATAATCTAAAAATTCTTTTTCAAATACCATAGAAGAAAGCTTCATAAAAGGCTTGGTTTTAGCATTTTCATAAACATAATTTAAAAAAGCAAAGATCTTTTTGCCTGCTATATTACTTACATACTCATCATTTGGTACTACTTGAGCAGAAAAAAGTCCCTTAAGCTCTGCTCCATAAAAAATCATAGGCATACAAATATAAAGCTGAGTTTTTTCAAGATTAAAATTCACTTCATCAAACAAAGCTTCATCTTCTTCATCTAAATTCGCATACACCATTGCAAAGCTTTCTTTGATTTTATCTTTAAACTCACTCGCATTAAAATCACTCACATCTTCTAAGCGTATATCCCACTCAAGTGCTACTGCATGCGTATAAGAGTCTTCATAGTACTCTAAAGGATGGCCAATTTGTAATGGGCATTTTACTTCCATCCACGCAAGCTCTGCTTCTTGCCATTTTTTAACCACTTCATTATTATCTTTTTCACAAAAAGCAAATTTTAATTTTTCTATATATTCAATATAAGCATTTTTTTCATCATCTAACGCACAATTTCTTAGTTTTTCTAAAAGTTTATCAAACTCATATTCAAGCTTTAAAACTTCATTTTCAAAAGCTTTTGCATAAGGTAAAAATCTCCAAAGTGTTCCTATTTTAACTAAAGCCCCATAACTTCTTTCACAAATTTCGCCATCTTGATTAAGCTGATAAAGCTCATTTTGTTTTAAAAACTCCAAAGCATCGCTTAAATTTGGAAATTGTTCTTTTAAAATTTTATTATTTGTATCTAAAATTTGCTTACTCCAAACAAGCTCAAAAGAATTCATAACTACACCTATATTATGCACACCTTGAACTAAAGCCAAATAAAACTCATCAAGTAAATTTTTACTCTTAATCTCATCGATTAAATCTTGGTGTTCTACTTCATAAAAGGCTCTTACTAAAGAAAAAACTTTATATTTTATTTGAGAAATTTCTTCTTCATTTAAACCTTTTTTCTCAAGCTCTTGGACTAAATTTTCCTCTTTTAAATCTACCAAACGACGCAACATTGCCAAAACATTGCTTTTTTCATTTTCAAGATTAGCTAGTTCTAAAGCTCTATCTATCAAAGGATGGTTTTGATTAGTTTGAAGTATATTATAAAGACTATTGATATTTTGTTTCCTATTTTTCACAATTTTTGCTATTTGCTTAAAATCATTCATTTTTTACCTTTCTTTATTTTTAAAACTTAATTATAATGTTTTTTTTAAAACACAAGGAGAATGTATGAAAGATATGGGAGAACCTAAGCTAAGAGTTATAGCTATGCCAAGCAATACAAACCCTGCTGGTAATATCTTTGGTGGTTGGATCATGTCACAAATTGATCTAGCTGGAGCCATTGCCGCAAGAGAACTTTCCCCACAAAGAGTTGTCACAGTTGCGGTAGATAAAATCATTTTTAAAGAGCCAATTTTCGTAGGTGATTTAGTATCTTGCTATGCAAAAATCATCAAAGCAGGCAATACATCCATCACCGTAGAAGTAGAAGTAGTTACTCAAAGAGCTAATGAATATGGCCGTGTATACTGTATGCATGTAACCTCAGCTGTGGTAACTTATGTAAGCGTAGATAAAGATGGAAATAAATTTCCTATTGACGCGGATTTAAAAAGATTGCACGGCTTTTAATATGTTTTATTGTATTTTTAAAAAACTTTTTATATCATCACAAAAAACTTTCTAAGGCTTATATATGCGTGGATATAAAATATTTTCTGGTTCAGCAAATGAGGAATTTGCTAAAAAAATCTCAAAATACCTTTCACTACCTCTAAGCAATGCAGGTGTGAAGCGTTTTAGCGATGGTGAAATTAGCATTCAAATAGATGAAAGCGTGCGTGGTAAAGATGTATTTATCATACAAAGCACTTGTGCTCCAACAAATGATAATCTAATGGAACTTTTAATCATGACAGATGCATTGCGTCGCTCAAGTGCAAGCTCTATCACAGCTATCATCCCTTATTTTGGCTATGCTAGACAAGATAGAAAAGCAAGTCCTAGGGTGCCTATTACTGCAAAATTAGTAGCAAATCTTATAGAATCAGCAGGAGTAGATAGAGTAGCTACTATAGACTTACACGCTGGACAAATTCAAGGCTTTTTTGATATACCGGTGGATAATCTTTATGGAAGTATTATTTTTAATGATTATATTAAAAATAAAAACTATAAAAATCCTATCATCGCAAGTCCTGACATAGGTGGTATAGCAAGAGCTAGGAGCGTAGCAAAAGCTTTAGGGCTTGATATAGTTATAGTAGATAAAAGACGCGAAAAAGCTAATGAAAGCGAAGTAATGAATGTCATCGGTGATGTAAAAGATAAAGAAGTAATTTTGGTAGATGATATTATCGATACAGCAGGAACCATAGTAAAAGCTGCTGAAGTATTTAAAAGCAAAGGTGCAAAGTCAGTTATAGCTTGCTGCACTCACCCTGTGCTTAGTGGTGTGGCTTATGAAAGAATAGCTAAAGATGCATTAGATGAGCTAGTAGTAACTGACACCATACCTTTAAAACAACAAATGGATAAAATCAAAGTCCTAAGCGTAGCACCTATTTTTGGTGAGGTAATACGCAGAGTTTATCATAATGAAAGCGTGAATTCTTTATTTGTATAAATTCTTTACAAGGATAGCCTTGCAAAGAATTTATACTGTAAGACTTTCTATTGAATCTTATAGTATAAGGATGTTTAATGGAAATTAGAACAACCGGATATCAAAATAATTATCTTATTTATTACAGCTTCATAAATTTTATAAAAAAAGTAAGACAAAATCATAAGTTTAGCTAAAAATATGTCAAATAAGCGTACTTTTGCAATAAATATTAGGAATGAGAAATTGAAAAAATATACTTGTTTAGATCTATTTAGCGGAGCAGGCGGTTTTTCGCTTGGTTTTTTTAAAAGTGGCAATTTTGATATATTGCTATCAATAGATAACAATCCAAATTTATCAATAACTTATGAGAAAAATTTTAGTTTTGTAAAACACTTAAATCGTGATATTTTAAGTTTTAGCGATAAAGAAATAGCTGAATTGCAAAATAAATATAAATTTGAAGTTATTATAGGAGGACCACCTTGTCAAGGATTTTCCCTGGCTGGAAATATCGGCAGGAAAGAATTACATGATGAGCGAAATAAATTATTTTTAGCATATCTGCAATTTATAAAAATTATTAAGCCTAAAATTTTTATAATGGAAAATGTTGCTACATTGGCTAGACACAATAAAGGCAAAACATTAAAAGGCATAATTCAAAGTTTTATCGAAATTGGTTATGAGGTTAAATATGAAATTTTAAACGCGAAAGATTATGGTATAGCACAAAATAGAAATAGAATCTTTATTGTCGGTACACAAAAAAGAAATACTTTTAAATTTCCGCAAAAATCAAAAAAAGAATATAATATTAAAAGTGCAATAGATGATTTA is a window encoding:
- the ciaB gene encoding invasion protein CiaB, which produces MNDFKQIAKIVKNRKQNINSLYNILQTNQNHPLIDRALELANLENEKSNVLAMLRRLVDLKEENLVQELEKKGLNEEEISQIKYKVFSLVRAFYEVEHQDLIDEIKSKNLLDEFYLALVQGVHNIGVVMNSFELVWSKQILDTNNKILKEQFPNLSDALEFLKQNELYQLNQDGEICERSYGALVKIGTLWRFLPYAKAFENEVLKLEYEFDKLLEKLRNCALDDEKNAYIEYIEKLKFAFCEKDNNEVVKKWQEAELAWMEVKCPLQIGHPLEYYEDSYTHAVALEWDIRLEDVSDFNASEFKDKIKESFAMVYANLDEEDEALFDEVNFNLEKTQLYICMPMIFYGAELKGLFSAQVVPNDEYVSNIAGKKIFAFLNYVYENAKTKPFMKLSSMVFEKEFLDYGREILFYNEKLWKRIYEVSTIGHEFGHIFFVANDSEKKMNESGVFKNIEEFKATAGGLVNFFLHEEDDLKLPVFYELIKRAIGLIAWQRVEEVKPYYTEGLIHLSLLFKSGVLSFANEKLNIKFDEEAYEAFKAVFMQNYYKLARHYMLKEDAKNYLDEFCVLEDEVFLPLDEECKEFVKYYYELHKLYGNEIDESGEFEKYSNVK
- a CDS encoding ribose-phosphate pyrophosphokinase, yielding MRGYKIFSGSANEEFAKKISKYLSLPLSNAGVKRFSDGEISIQIDESVRGKDVFIIQSTCAPTNDNLMELLIMTDALRRSSASSITAIIPYFGYARQDRKASPRVPITAKLVANLIESAGVDRVATIDLHAGQIQGFFDIPVDNLYGSIIFNDYIKNKNYKNPIIASPDIGGIARARSVAKALGLDIVIVDKRREKANESEVMNVIGDVKDKEVILVDDIIDTAGTIVKAAEVFKSKGAKSVIACCTHPVLSGVAYERIAKDALDELVVTDTIPLKQQMDKIKVLSVAPIFGEVIRRVYHNESVNSLFV
- a CDS encoding DNA cytosine methyltransferase, with the protein product MKKYTCLDLFSGAGGFSLGFFKSGNFDILLSIDNNPNLSITYEKNFSFVKHLNRDILSFSDKEIAELQNKYKFEVIIGGPPCQGFSLAGNIGRKELHDERNKLFLAYLQFIKIIKPKIFIMENVATLARHNKGKTLKGIIQSFIEIGYEVKYEILNAKDYGIAQNRNRIFIVGTQKRNTFKFPQKSKKEYNIKSAIDDLPILNSSESSIIPNHNAMTHSKQMLEKMSYVKDGGNREQIPPLIRPKTGDVRKYIRYDSSKPSITITGDMRKVFHYSQNRALTARELARIQSFPDDYIFYGNSIDIQQQIGNAVPPLLALKLANQVKIFLNE
- a CDS encoding acyl-CoA thioesterase — its product is MKDMGEPKLRVIAMPSNTNPAGNIFGGWIMSQIDLAGAIAARELSPQRVVTVAVDKIIFKEPIFVGDLVSCYAKIIKAGNTSITVEVEVVTQRANEYGRVYCMHVTSAVVTYVSVDKDGNKFPIDADLKRLHGF